In Liquorilactobacillus nagelii DSM 13675, the following proteins share a genomic window:
- the mmuM gene encoding homocysteine S-methyltransferase: MKSPLNALLEKQKVLVLDGAMATELEKAGVDTANELWSATALLAEPEKITAVHASYFAAGSQIATTNTYQANLPAFTKIGLSEASARQLIKQAVQCAQTAVKSSDDTNLLIAGSIGPYGAYLADGSEYTGAYQKTQAEYQAFHYPRMAALVAAGVDLLAFETQPNFAETQALISLLKDKFPQLTAWVSFSIKDEGHLCDGTDLIAAAQYAAKLPQISAIGVNCTALENIEPALHQLQTTVSKPLIVYPNNGDRYNPQTKKWQVNPQADSFSDLVPRWIAAGAKIIGGCCRTSPADIQEIATTVKSELAK; encoded by the coding sequence ATGAAATCACCCCTTAATGCTTTATTAGAAAAACAAAAAGTTTTGGTTTTAGATGGTGCAATGGCAACTGAATTAGAGAAAGCAGGTGTTGATACAGCTAATGAACTTTGGTCAGCAACGGCATTGTTGGCTGAGCCAGAAAAAATCACGGCAGTGCATGCTTCATATTTTGCGGCCGGGTCACAGATTGCCACCACCAATACTTATCAAGCTAACTTGCCAGCGTTCACTAAAATTGGTCTTAGTGAAGCTTCTGCTCGACAATTAATCAAGCAAGCTGTTCAATGCGCGCAAACGGCAGTTAAAAGCTCTGATGACACAAATTTATTAATTGCTGGCAGCATTGGACCTTACGGTGCCTATTTAGCGGATGGAAGTGAATATACGGGTGCTTATCAAAAGACGCAAGCTGAGTATCAAGCCTTTCATTATCCACGAATGGCAGCTTTAGTTGCTGCTGGGGTTGATTTACTTGCCTTTGAAACGCAGCCAAACTTTGCTGAGACCCAAGCTCTAATTAGTTTGTTAAAGGATAAATTTCCACAATTGACAGCCTGGGTATCGTTCAGTATTAAAGATGAAGGACATCTATGCGATGGGACGGACTTAATCGCAGCTGCTCAGTATGCAGCGAAACTTCCCCAAATTAGCGCGATCGGAGTTAACTGTACAGCTTTAGAAAATATTGAACCGGCATTGCACCAGTTACAGACGACGGTTTCTAAACCACTGATTGTTTATCCAAACAATGGTGATCGATATAATCCACAAACTAAAAAATGGCAAGTTAACCCGCAAGCTGATTCATTTAGCGATCTGGTTCCACGCTGGATAGCTGCGGGAGCAAAAATTATTGGCGGCTGTTGTCGAACTAGTCCAGCAGACATTCAAGAAATAGCCACCACGGTTAAGTCTGAACTGGCAAAATGA
- a CDS encoding amino acid permease: MKTEHQALKRKMEARHLLMISLGGVIGTGLFLSSGYTIHQAGPVGTILAYAIGAIIVYLVMLCLGELSVAMPQTGSFHVYANRFIGPGTGFTVAILYWFTWTVALGSEFTAAGLIMRNWFPQSPTWIWSLLFMIVIFVSNAFSVRFFAETEFWFASIKVLAIVFFIVIGLLAILGVFPVTGYNPQPLFHNLYANGLFPTGFKGVFTTMLTVNFAFSGTELIGVTAGEVKDPARTIPKAIHTTLWRLIIFFIGSITVMATLIPWKQAGVIQSPFVLVFKSIGLPFAGDLMNFVILTAILSAANSGLYASTRMLWSLAHEKTISPIFGRTTTNGVPLFALIASMLGGILALLSSVIAASTVYLVLVSISGLAVVLVWMAIALSEINFRKAWLKAGHSVKELKFRTPWYPIVPWIAFLTSLLSCVLIIFDPTQRPALFYMIPFVIGCYVLYYVKKAIRKNVNKNL, translated from the coding sequence ATGAAAACTGAACACCAAGCTTTAAAAAGAAAAATGGAAGCTCGTCATTTATTGATGATTTCATTAGGCGGTGTAATTGGAACGGGGCTTTTTTTAAGTTCGGGGTATACAATCCATCAAGCAGGGCCGGTTGGAACAATCTTAGCTTATGCAATTGGGGCAATAATTGTTTATTTGGTAATGCTTTGTTTAGGTGAATTATCGGTTGCAATGCCACAAACTGGTTCATTTCATGTTTATGCTAATCGCTTTATTGGTCCCGGCACCGGTTTTACGGTAGCTATTTTGTATTGGTTTACTTGGACGGTAGCTTTAGGATCAGAATTTACTGCTGCTGGGCTGATTATGCGCAACTGGTTTCCTCAGTCACCAACTTGGATTTGGAGCTTGTTGTTTATGATCGTAATTTTTGTTTCAAATGCTTTTTCAGTCCGCTTTTTTGCGGAAACTGAATTTTGGTTTGCCAGTATTAAAGTTTTAGCAATTGTCTTCTTTATTGTAATTGGTTTATTAGCCATTTTGGGAGTTTTTCCTGTAACTGGCTATAATCCACAACCACTATTTCATAATTTATATGCTAACGGATTATTTCCAACTGGTTTTAAGGGTGTCTTTACCACAATGCTGACAGTTAATTTTGCTTTTTCAGGAACAGAACTGATTGGAGTCACTGCTGGGGAAGTAAAAGATCCCGCCAGAACAATTCCGAAGGCAATTCATACAACGCTTTGGCGATTAATTATTTTCTTTATTGGCAGCATTACGGTGATGGCAACTTTGATACCTTGGAAACAAGCTGGTGTCATTCAAAGTCCATTTGTATTAGTTTTTAAAAGCATTGGTTTACCGTTCGCGGGTGATTTAATGAATTTTGTTATTTTAACCGCAATTTTATCAGCTGCTAATTCTGGATTATATGCCTCAACGCGGATGCTTTGGTCACTAGCACATGAAAAAACAATTAGTCCAATTTTTGGAAGAACAACGACGAATGGAGTTCCGCTATTTGCACTGATTGCCAGCATGCTGGGAGGAATTTTGGCACTGTTATCTAGTGTGATAGCTGCTTCAACTGTTTATCTGGTTTTGGTTTCAATTTCCGGTCTGGCGGTGGTCTTAGTTTGGATGGCGATTGCTTTAAGTGAAATTAACTTTCGAAAAGCTTGGCTTAAAGCGGGTCATTCAGTAAAAGAATTGAAATTTAGGACTCCATGGTATCCAATAGTTCCTTGGATTGCATTTTTAACTAGCCTGCTTTCTTGTGTTCTAATCATTTTTGATCCAACACAACGACCAGCTTTGTTTTATATGATACCTTTTGTGATTGGTTGCTATGTTCTTTATTATGTCAAGAAGGCAATTCGTAAAAACGTAAATAAAAATTTATGA